The genome window TAAGGTGAGCAGCGCTATTACCGCAATGGCGATCGCCCCCAGCATCCACAACCGACGCTTTGAAAGTTGTCTCACGGCTTTATCTCTCGATAAGCTTGCTGGCATCGGTTAAAGTCATCAAGTGTTGCATCTGCATCACCAAAACACTGATCCTCGTGAGTTGCGATCAGAACTTGATAGGGCTGGACTTGTCCCGACTGCTGCTGCAATAATTGCCGGTATTCCCCATCGGTGCGGCTGGGTTCGCCCGGAACCACACCCGTGTCGTTTAAGCGCTGCAACATTGCCATATAAAGTGCTCGACAAGCTTGCCGGTAGTTCCCTTGCCGCTGAAATTCTTGCGCTTGCACCAGCCACAGATCCGCCGTTAAGGGGCGATCAGCTTTGGCTGCCGGCTCGATGTTTCCATTTCTGCGTCGTAAGTGGAATGTATCGAGGAGTGCCGGCCATTGCCCTAACAGTTGCAAAACCAGCCAGCTCACCAGCAAACCCACTAATATCCAGAATAACCCGTTAAATAACCAATATAGCCAGCCCCACTCAAGCGCCGTAGATGGCCAATTTACCTCCGGGAGATTGGAGAATAATTTAGAAAATTGCAATGCCAGCCACTCTCCCACCTGTTGTTGGAATTGCTGAATTTGCCAGCCAAGGTTTGTTTTTTCAAAAGTCCCAGCAGACATCATCAAAGCTCGCTCATGTTTGCCCATTGCGATTGAATTTAAATCGGCAAACTCTCTGCCGCCATTTAAAGGCATCATATAAATTGGAGTTGTGGCAAACGACTCGGCAACATCCTATCCGGTTGATTCTTCTCAAGTCTGAATGAATTTACCATAAGCTCAAACTCAATCAACTTATGAATTTTACCAGCTTTTACCCTCGGCGGTCAAAATCAAAACCTTCCGAATATCTTTTTCTAATTTCAGCGCTCACCCCTGCTTTCAATTTGACAGGCGCATCTAAAATCTAAAATCTAAAATTAGTATGATCATTTATTTTTACAAAGCTGGCGATGCTTACGGGTGCTTTTCAAACTTTTCTCCCCACGGAATTCACTTAGCCGGCAAAGACTGGCGAACTGTAGAGCATTACTATCAAGCGCAAAAATTTGCCGGCAGCGAAGATGAATTTATTATCCCCTTAATTCATAGCGCTGCGACACCAGAAGAAGCCGCTGCAATCGGGCGCAATAAAAATCGC of Microcoleus sp. FACHB-68 contains these proteins:
- a CDS encoding DUF4129 domain-containing protein, whose amino-acid sequence is MMPLNGGREFADLNSIAMGKHERALMMSAGTFEKTNLGWQIQQFQQQVGEWLALQFSKLFSNLPEVNWPSTALEWGWLYWLFNGLFWILVGLLVSWLVLQLLGQWPALLDTFHLRRRNGNIEPAAKADRPLTADLWLVQAQEFQRQGNYRQACRALYMAMLQRLNDTGVVPGEPSRTDGEYRQLLQQQSGQVQPYQVLIATHEDQCFGDADATLDDFNRCQQAYREIKP